The Sphaerisporangium siamense genome includes the window ACTACGGGCGTGGCTGGCAGGGTGTGGCCGAGGGCGGCAAGAGCGGCGAGTGGCAGTCGGCCACCGGCGCGGCGCCCGGCCAGTTCCAGGAGGAGGCGGGCACCCGCGGATACTCCAACCTTCTCGCCAGCGTGCCGAACTGCACCGTGAAGCACGACGAGGTCGCGGTCGCCACGTACTGCTACACCGGCAACGGCGGGCAGTGGTGGACGTTCGACGACGTCTGGGCGATCCAGAAGAAGTCCGCGTGGCTGCGCTCCAAGAACCTGCTCGGGGCGATGATCTGGGAGATGTCCGGTGACCCGGGCACGCTCACCACGGCCCTGGACGCGGCTCTGAAGTAAGACGCGCGACGGCGCCCGGCCACCGGGCGCCGAGACGTGAAGTCCGGCCGGTCGCCCGCGTGGCGGCCGGCCGGACGGCTTTCGCGCGAGGACAGGGCCCGCGTGCCGGACGCCGACCTTTGTTACCAACTGGTCAGTAATATGTAGAGTCAGCTTGTCAATCGGGCAAAGCGGGCCGACATTCTGAGCAATGTCGCCACTCGGGGGATGACCCCAGGAGGCCCGCTTGCACCCCCTGCGCCGTACCCTCCTCGCCCTCCTCGCCCTCACCGCCTGCCTGACCCTCGCGACCGCGACCGCCGCCCCGGCCGCCGCCGCCCCGCCGCCCCCGGCCGCCATGGCCTCGATGGGCGACTCCATCACCCGCGCCTTCAACTCCTGCGGCTTCTACGTCGACTGCCCCTCACGCTCGTGGTCCACCGGGTCCACCGGCTCGGTCAACAGCCACTACCTGCGCATCCGGGGGGTATCGCCGTCCCTGGTCGCCTACAACGACGCCGTGTCCGGGGCCAAGGTCGCCGACATGGCGGGCCAGGCCCAGCGCGCGGTGTCGCAGGGCGTCGGCTACGTCACGATCCTCGTCGGGGCCAACGACGTGTGCACCTCGTCGGAGTCGGCCATGACCTCGGTCGCCGACTTCGAGTCCCGCTTCCGTGCCGCCGTCCAGACCCTCGCCGACGGCCTGCCGCAGGCGCTGATCTTCGTGGCCAGCGTTCCGGACGTCAAACGGCTGTGGGAGGTCGGCAAGGGCGACCTCGCCGCCCGCACCGCCTGGTCGACGTTCGGCATCTGCCAGTCGCTGCTGGCCGGCCCCCGCTCCACCGCCGCGGCCGACGTCGCCCGGCGCGACCGCGTGCGGCAGCGCGCCGCCGACTTCAACGCCGTCCTCGCCCGCGTCTGCGGCGAGCGGCCCACGTGCCGGTACGACGGCGGCGCCGTCTTCGCCTACCGCTTCACGCTCGCCGAGATCAGCACCTGGGACTACTTCCACCCCAACGCCACCGGCCAGAAGGCGCTCGCCGCCGTCACCTACGCCGCCGGGTACGGCTGGTGACCTTCGCAGCGCCGTCACGGCCCGTCACGGCACGGCGTATTCGCTGTCGCGCACGTCGGTGATCGCCATGTGGCCGGGCGCGTGCCCGATCGCGAAGGGCGGCCGTGACGCGGCCACGGCCGCCTGCGGCGTCACCCCGCAGGCCCAGAAGACCGGGATCTCGCCCGGCCGCACCTCCACCGGGTCGCCGTAGTCGGGCCGGCCGAGGTCGGCGATGCCCAGCGCGGCCGGGTCGCCCACGTGCACCGGGGCGCCGTGCACGGCCGGGTAGCGGGACGTGACCCGCACCGCGGTCGCGACCAGCTCGGGCGGCACCGGCCGCATCGACACCACCAGCGGCCCGGCGAGCGTCCCCGCCGGACGGCACGCCCGGTTCGTCCGGTACATCGGGACGTTGGTCCGGCCCTCCAGGTGCCGCACGGGCACGCCGGCGTCCAGCAGCGCCGCCTCGAAGGTGAAACTGCAGCCGATCAGGAAGCACACCAGGTCGTCACGCCAGTAGGCCCGCACGTCGCCCACCTCGGCGACCTGCTCGCCGTGCTCGTAGACGCGGTAGGCGGGCAGGTCGGTGCGCAGGTCGCCGTCGAAGATCGACGCCCAGGTCTCCCCGGGCTCGGTGACGTCGAGCACCGGGCACGCCTTCGGGTTGCGCTGCGCGAACAGCAGGAAGTCGTAGGCGCGGTCCTTGGGCAGCGCCAGCAGGTTCGCCTGCGCCCATCCCGCCGACCAGCCCGCGGTGGGGGTCACCAGGCCGTCGCGGAAGGCGGCGCGCGCGTCGCGCGGGGGCACCATCGCCGGGTCGAGCACTGTCATCGTCCCTTCCATCTCGCCGAACTCTCCGAACGCCGGCGGCAGGTCACCGCCGTTCCCTCGCCGTACTGGTCGAACGCCGGCGGCACGCCACCGCCGACCCACGCGTCACGGCCACGTCGCCGTGATCGCCCCCCGATCCGGCCGCCCGAGGGCGGTCTCTCACCGCGCGCCGAGCCGGAAGCGGATCCGCTGGCCCGGACGCACCTGCGCCGCGCGGTCCACGTCGCGCGAGCACACCACCGCGATCACCGGGTAGCCGCCGGTCACCGGGTGGTCGGCCAGGAACAGCGTCGGCTGCCCCGACGGCGGCACCTGGAGCGCGCCCGGCACCATGCCCTCCGGGGGGAGCTCCTCCCCGCGGACCCGCTCCAGGACCGGGCCGCGCAGGCGCATGCCGACCCGGTTGCTGTCCGCCGTGACCTCGTACGGCGCCGAGCACAGCACCCGCAGGGCGTCGGCGCCGAACCAGTCGTCGCGCGGCCCGGGCAGCACGCCGAGCACCGGCGCATCCTCGCCCGGCTCGGCGACCGGCGCGAGGTCGACGCCGGGGAACCGGTCCGGCGGCGGCCCCACCGGCAGCAGCGTGCCGGGCCGGGGCAGTTCGGGGCCGAGGCCCGCCATGATGTCGGTGGCCCGCGACCCGAGCACCTCCGGCACCTCCAGCCCGCCGCGCACCGCCAGGTAGGTGCGCAGGCCGCTCCCTGGCACGCCGAGCCGCAGCGTCGCGCCGTCCGGCAGGCGCTCGACCGCGTGGTGGCCGATGCCGCGCGCCCGCCCCGAGGCGTCGGTGACCGTCGCTGGGCACGGCGCCCCGCTCAGCGCCACCAGCAGGTCGCCGTGGGCGCGCACGGCCAGCCCGCCCAGGGTGACCTCCAGCGCGGCGGCCGTCTCGGGGTTGGCGAGCAGCCGGTTGGCCAGGCGCAGCGCGCCCCGGTCCGCGGCGCCCGAGCGTCCCACGCCGAGGTCGCCCCGCCCGGGACGCCCGAGGTCCTGGACGCTCGCGAGCGGCCCGGTCGCGACGACCTCCAGGAGTCGCACCGCCTCACCCATCGCGCGCCTCCGCGAACCGCACCCGCATGCCGGGGCGCAGCAGCGCGGGCGGGTCGGCGTGGACGTCCCACACGGTGAGCTCCGTGCGGCCGATGAGCCGCCACCCGCCCGGGGACTCCCGCGGGTACACGGCGCTGAACCCGGCGGCCAGCGCCACCGCGCCCGCGGGCACCCGCACCCGCGACTCGCTCCTGCGCGGGACCCGCAGCCGGGGGTGGCCGCCGATCAGGTAGGCGAAGCCGGGGGCGAACCCGGAGAACGCCACCGTCCAGGGTGTGCCCGTGTGCGCCGTCACCACCTCGCGCTCCGACAGCCCGGTCAGGGCCGCCACGTCGGCGAGGTCGGCGCCGTCGTACACGACGGGCACGGTCACCTCGCCCGTCCCCGCGCTCCGTCCCCGCGACGGGCGCGCGTTCAGCACCGCCGCCTCGACCGTCCCCCGGTGCGCCGGGGGCTCGAAGCGCACCAGCAGGGTGCGGGCGGCGGGCAGGATGTCGGTGACCCCCGGCGGCGGGTCGGCGGAGAGGGTGTCGTACAGGGCGAGGACCTCCGCCGCGCCGCCCAGTTCCACCAGGACGGCACGGTCGCCGCAGCGCCGGAAGCGCGGGCTCATGGCCGCTCCTCGCCGGGGTCCCTCGCGAACGGGGCGAGCGTCACCCCCGCGGCGGTCAGCGTCTGCCGGATCCGGTGGGCCATGGGCACCGGATCCGGGCTGTCGCCGTGCACGCAGATCGAGCCGGCCCGCAGCCGCAGCGGCGTGCCGTCCGCCGCCGCCACCGGCTCGCCCCGCGCCAGGCTCAGGACGCGGCCCGCCACCACGTCCGGATCGTGCAGCACCGCGCCGGGACGGTCGCGCGGCACGAGCGTCCCCTGCGGGGTGTAGGCGCGGTCGGCGAAGAACTCGGGGACGGTGGCGAGCCCGGCCTCCTCGGCCAGCCGCAGCCACGCGGAGCCGGGCAGGCCGAGCACCGGCAGCGCCGGGTCGTAGGCCCGCACGGCCGCCACGACGGCGGCCGCCTGGGCCTCGTGGTGCACGATCGCGTTGTAGAGCGCGCCGTGCGGCTTGACGTACCGCACCCGGCTGCCGGCCAGCCGCGCGAACGCGTCCAGGGCGCCGATCTGGTAGAGGATCTCGTCGGCCAGGGCCTCGGGCGGCACGTCCACGAAGCGCCGCCCGAAGCCGGCCAGGTCGCGGTAGCCCACCTGGGCGCCGATCGCGACGCCGCGCGCGACCGCCGTCGCGCACGTGCGCCGCATGATGGTCGGGTCTCCCGCGTGGAAGCCGCACGCCACGTTCGCGCTGGTGACGATGCCGAGCAGTGCCTCGTCGTCGCCGAGGTCCCACCGGCCGAAACCTTCGCCGAGGTCGGAGTTGAGGTCGATCGTCGTGATCACGGGAGACATTGTCGGGCTCCGGTTCGCTGCTTCTCGTTCCAGTGTGGTCCGCCCTCGTCAGGGCCGTGTGGTCAGCCCGTGCCGGGGCCGTGCGGCGGGTGTCAGCCGAGCCGCCGCGCCCGGGTCTCCGGCAGCCCGGCCAGGGCCACGACCGCGATGGCGTAGGCGAGGGCGCCGAACGCCATCGCGCCGCCGACGTCGTAGTTCTGGGCCAGGTACCCGATGACGGTGGGGAAGAACGCGCCGACGCCGCGTCCGACGTTGTAGGCGAACCCCTGGCCGGTGCCCCGGACGTGGCCCGGGTACAGCTCGGACAGGAAGGCGCCGAACCCGGAGAAGATCGCCGACGAGCAGAACCCGAGCGGGAAGCCCAGGACCATGACGTACTGGCCGGCCGTGGCGGGCAGGCCCGTGTACAGCAGGATCAGCGCGCCGCTGAGCACGGCGAACACGGCGAACGTCCATTTGCGCCCGATGCGGTCGGTGAAGAACCCGCCGGTCAGGTAGCCGCAGAACGCCCCGGTGATCAGGAAGGCCAGGTAGCCGCCGGTGCCGATCACCGACAGGCCGCGCTCGGTCTTCAGGTAGGTCGGCACCCAGGTCGCCAGCGTGTAGTAGCCGCCCTGCACGCCGGTGGCCAGCAGCGTCGCGAACAGGGTGGTGCGCAGCAGGCCGCCCCGGAAGATCGTGAGGACGGGCACGTGGCCGTCCGGCGTCTGCCGTCCGGTGAAGGCGGGGGCGTCGGTGACGTTGCGGCGGACGTAGAGGACGAGGAGCGCGGGCAGCGCGCCGGTGAAGAACAGCACGCGCCAGGCGAGGCCCTCGTCGGCGACCATGAACACGACCGTGTAGACGGCGACGGCGAGGC containing:
- a CDS encoding SGNH/GDSL hydrolase family protein, encoding MHPLRRTLLALLALTACLTLATATAAPAAAAPPPPAAMASMGDSITRAFNSCGFYVDCPSRSWSTGSTGSVNSHYLRIRGVSPSLVAYNDAVSGAKVADMAGQAQRAVSQGVGYVTILVGANDVCTSSESAMTSVADFESRFRAAVQTLADGLPQALIFVASVPDVKRLWEVGKGDLAARTAWSTFGICQSLLAGPRSTAAADVARRDRVRQRAADFNAVLARVCGERPTCRYDGGAVFAYRFTLAEISTWDYFHPNATGQKALAAVTYAAGYGW
- a CDS encoding putative hydro-lyase, with protein sequence MTVLDPAMVPPRDARAAFRDGLVTPTAGWSAGWAQANLLALPKDRAYDFLLFAQRNPKACPVLDVTEPGETWASIFDGDLRTDLPAYRVYEHGEQVAEVGDVRAYWRDDLVCFLIGCSFTFEAALLDAGVPVRHLEGRTNVPMYRTNRACRPAGTLAGPLVVSMRPVPPELVATAVRVTSRYPAVHGAPVHVGDPAALGIADLGRPDYGDPVEVRPGEIPVFWACGVTPQAAVAASRPPFAIGHAPGHMAITDVRDSEYAVP
- a CDS encoding 5-oxoprolinase subunit C family protein, whose translation is MGEAVRLLEVVATGPLASVQDLGRPGRGDLGVGRSGAADRGALRLANRLLANPETAAALEVTLGGLAVRAHGDLLVALSGAPCPATVTDASGRARGIGHHAVERLPDGATLRLGVPGSGLRTYLAVRGGLEVPEVLGSRATDIMAGLGPELPRPGTLLPVGPPPDRFPGVDLAPVAEPGEDAPVLGVLPGPRDDWFGADALRVLCSAPYEVTADSNRVGMRLRGPVLERVRGEELPPEGMVPGALQVPPSGQPTLFLADHPVTGGYPVIAVVCSRDVDRAAQVRPGQRIRFRLGAR
- a CDS encoding 5-oxoprolinase subunit B family protein, with the translated sequence MSPRFRRCGDRAVLVELGGAAEVLALYDTLSADPPPGVTDILPAARTLLVRFEPPAHRGTVEAAVLNARPSRGRSAGTGEVTVPVVYDGADLADVAALTGLSEREVVTAHTGTPWTVAFSGFAPGFAYLIGGHPRLRVPRRSESRVRVPAGAVALAAGFSAVYPRESPGGWRLIGRTELTVWDVHADPPALLRPGMRVRFAEARDG
- a CDS encoding LamB/YcsF family protein, whose product is MITTIDLNSDLGEGFGRWDLGDDEALLGIVTSANVACGFHAGDPTIMRRTCATAVARGVAIGAQVGYRDLAGFGRRFVDVPPEALADEILYQIGALDAFARLAGSRVRYVKPHGALYNAIVHHEAQAAAVVAAVRAYDPALPVLGLPGSAWLRLAEEAGLATVPEFFADRAYTPQGTLVPRDRPGAVLHDPDVVAGRVLSLARGEPVAAADGTPLRLRAGSICVHGDSPDPVPMAHRIRQTLTAAGVTLAPFARDPGEERP
- a CDS encoding MFS transporter, producing the protein MTTSSTPEPTVEVPQDRHDTTFLAWYTALGRKGRKAFTGAFLGYGLDSYDFWVLPLGLVAIAGAFGLTTGQTGLLTTATLVSSALGGILAGVLADRLGRARTLMITVTTYAIFTALCGLAPNYETLLVFRALQGLGFGGEWAAGAILVAEYAAARHRGRTVAVVQSAWAVGWGLAVAVYTVVFMVADEGLAWRVLFFTGALPALLVLYVRRNVTDAPAFTGRQTPDGHVPVLTIFRGGLLRTTLFATLLATGVQGGYYTLATWVPTYLKTERGLSVIGTGGYLAFLITGAFCGYLTGGFFTDRIGRKWTFAVFAVLSGALILLYTGLPATAGQYVMVLGFPLGFCSSAIFSGFGAFLSELYPGHVRGTGQGFAYNVGRGVGAFFPTVIGYLAQNYDVGGAMAFGALAYAIAVVALAGLPETRARRLG